One part of the Nymphaea colorata isolate Beijing-Zhang1983 chromosome 8, ASM883128v2, whole genome shotgun sequence genome encodes these proteins:
- the LOC116258790 gene encoding putative disease resistance protein RGA3, giving the protein MTSVIDTLVQTPISILLEDVTSMLKEKVDHILNAKDDLEVLKEKLRCFQKALKVVDQKPFFSNERSRDLEGELKDVSYDAQDINEGYQTTIALCKREKHSITSWNKAGRMIKENNKMMVDVFGRDIGGEGLVHGEHDNPPEITHHMGVQPPTGREDDKKVIVEKLLLNDSIERSKTQKRGVSIISIVGKGGIGKTTLAKMVFKEFEEHFGKHRWWVCVSERPNRKDLVRQILREVCKGSGENPDCSLSELCTQLRNEPSKGKFLLVLDDVLELKWSEEEVEGTLMMGVMGSNILMTSRNKNVSYGMRAFYMHELREFSFDQSWELFLKETLREGQTEEDLVMHKIRHVGKRIVRKCGGLPLVIKTVVSMMHTKKMHTEDWKFIEGSKIWEWKMPAAEIGGKILPGLRGERVKVIDAKNVHLKERHELIGVELDFKVGDNDTVDSASEERGLLEALEPPHCIERLGICGYKGDGPAWYLDTNYVELSMLRLECCPSWATVIGIKSLEELKVKYCPTLYELPSMPLLKSLKIWECDGLHTIDDLPLLESLDVNRCKKLKTLANMPSLKPLNIRKCDGLKTIRDWSALKWLTVDECERLKTLANMPVFESLEVKGCGRVEQVADDHMPALKGLWLSDLNILKQLPTHLPSLELHVNHLPNWESTFTSMSCLRRAFFNNCPKMQTEVLIYALSERVGHEQL; this is encoded by the exons ATGACATCAGTAATCGACACCCTTGTACAAACAcctatttctattctgttggaGGATGTAACCAGcatgttgaaagaaaaggtggaccacatcttgaatgccaaagatgatctcGAGGTTCTCAAAGAGAAGTTGAGATGCTTTCAGAAGGCCCTAAAAGTCGTAGATCAgaagccctttttcagcaatgagcgCAGTAGAGATCTGGAGGGAGAGCTGAAGGATGTTTCctatgatgcccaggacatcaaCGAAGGATACCAAACCACAATCGCACTTTGCAAAAGGGAAAAGCATtctataacttcatggaacaag GCAGGGAGgatgataaaagaaaataataagatgATGGTAGATGTGTTTGGAAGAGATATTGGTGGTGAGGGTCttgttcatggtgaacatgacaaccccCCAGAGATAACCCATCACATGGGTGTACAACCACCCACAGGCagggaggatgataaaaaggtgaTAGTAGAAAAGCTTTTGCTGAATGACTCCATAGAGAGAAGTAAGACACAAAAGCGTGGTGTTTCTATTATTTCTATTGTAGGAAAGGGTGGAATCggcaaaacaactcttgcaaaaatggtctttaaagaatttgaagaacattTTGGGAAACATagatggtgggtttgtgtttcagaaaggCCAAACCGTAAAgatttggtgcggcagatactaagggaagtaTGCAAGGGATCTGGAGAAAACCCTGATTGTTCCTTGAGTGAGTTGTGCACACAATTACGGAACGAGCCTTCAAAgggaaaatttttgttggtcctagatgatgtgtTGGAACTGAAATGGTCGGAGGAAGAGGTAGAGGGAACATTGATGATGGGTGTAATGGGGAGCAATATTTTGATGACCAGTAGAAACAAAAATGTATCCTATGGGATgcgtgctttttatatgcatgaattacgaGAATTTAGTTTTGACCAAAGCTGGGAGTTGTTTCTAAAGGAGAcattaagagaaggccaaacagaagaagatttggtgatgCACAAGATCAGACATGTTGGAAAGAGAATAGTaaggaagtgtggtgggttgccgcTTGTGATTAAGACGGTAGTGTCGATGATGCATACCAAGAAAATGCATACTGAAGATTGGAAATTCATCGAGggtagtaagatatgggaatggaagatgcctgcTGCTGAAATTGGGGGCAAAATTCTTCcag GTTTGCGGGGAGAAAGGGTGAAAGTGATCGATGCAAAGAATGTACATCTTAAGGAGAGGCATGAGCTAATTGGTGTGGAATTGGACTTCAAGGTGGGAGACAATGACACAGTGGATAGTGCTTCTGAAGAGAGGGgcttgctggaggctttggaacctccacattGCATAGAGAGGTTGGGAATTTGTGGTTATAAAGGAGATGGGCCTGcgtggtatttggacaccaactatgtggagcTGTCGATGCTACGCCTAGAATGTTGCCCATcatgggcaacagtgataggaattaaatcattggaagaattgaaGGTCAAGTACTGCCCAACATTGTATGAATTGCCGAGCATGCCTTTGCTGAAGTCCTTGAAGATTTGGGAGTGTGATGGGCTTCACACGATTGATGACTTGCCGTTATTGGAGTCGTTGGATGTGAACAGATGTAAAAAGCTgaagactctcgctaacatgccttCATTGAAGCCCTTGAATATTAGGAAGTGTGATGGGCTCAAGACTATTCGTGATTGGTCTGCCCTTAAGTGGTTGACAGTGGATGAATGTGAAAGGCTgaagactctcgctaacatgcctgtGTTCGAGTCATTGGAGGTGAAGGGATGTGGTAgggtagagcaagtagctgatgatcacatgccagcTTTAAAGGGGTTGTGGTTGTCTGAcctgaacattttgaagcagctccctactcaccttccttcacttgaaCTGCACGTGAATCATTTGCCCAACTGGGAATCAACATTTACTTCTATGTCATGCTTAAGAAGGGCGTTTTTTAACaattgtccaaagatgcagacagaagtCTTGATTTATGCTCTATCGGAGCGGGTGGGGCATGAGCAGTTGTAG